The following are from one region of the Bactrocera oleae isolate idBacOlea1 chromosome 6, idBacOlea1, whole genome shotgun sequence genome:
- the LOC106622723 gene encoding uncharacterized protein isoform X1: protein MALREQAANVPANKHTHTCVQLETHPLLGTSLALSGVPQNYEKLFEIKESGRRSSDLNSPEKKSAPRPVFKKSASNGRHIEEVSLTPQHEEIVQYINDSWNVIVAHNPYDTAFESNGHVEQPADSNNNSAGSSIASTSTSSAASSVCTSPQPTASIYCIEPPSPVLSDFKPFDLVTWWYDRLCDVKST from the exons ATGGCGCTTAGGGAACAAGCGGCTAATGTACCTGcaaacaaacacacgcacacatgcgtaCAGCTAGAAACACACCCTCTGCTGGGAACTAGTTTAGCTTTAAGTG GTGTTCCGcaaaattatgagaaattatttgaaatcaaaGAGAGCGGTCGCCGATCCTCTGATCTTAATAGTCCGGAGAAGAAAAG tgcACCACGTCCTGTCTTCAAAAAATCTGCATCGAACGGCCGACACATAGAAGAGGTCTCATTAACACCACAGCATGAGGAGATTGTACAATACATCAATGACT CGTGGAACGTCATTGTGGCGCATAATCCCTACGACACCGCGTTCGAAAGCAATGGCCATGTGGAACAACCTGCGGACTCCAACAACAACTCtg CTGGTTCATCGATCGCATCCACCTCAACATCATCGGCCGCCTCATCGGTATGCACATCACCGCAACCGACCGCATCGATCTATTGCATCGAACCGCCGAGTCCGGTGTTGAGCGATTTCAAGCCATTCGATTTGGTGACTTGGTGGTATGATCGCCTCTGTGATGTTAAGAGCACGTGA
- the LOC106622723 gene encoding uncharacterized protein isoform X3 has translation MKSSVPQNYEKLFEIKESGRRSSDLNSPEKKSAPRPVFKKSASNGRHIEEVSLTPQHEEIVQYINDSWNVIVAHNPYDTAFESNGHVEQPADSNNNSAGSSIASTSTSSAASSVCTSPQPTASIYCIEPPSPVLSDFKPFDLVTWWYDRLCDVKST, from the exons ATGAAatcaa GTGTTCCGcaaaattatgagaaattatttgaaatcaaaGAGAGCGGTCGCCGATCCTCTGATCTTAATAGTCCGGAGAAGAAAAG tgcACCACGTCCTGTCTTCAAAAAATCTGCATCGAACGGCCGACACATAGAAGAGGTCTCATTAACACCACAGCATGAGGAGATTGTACAATACATCAATGACT CGTGGAACGTCATTGTGGCGCATAATCCCTACGACACCGCGTTCGAAAGCAATGGCCATGTGGAACAACCTGCGGACTCCAACAACAACTCtg CTGGTTCATCGATCGCATCCACCTCAACATCATCGGCCGCCTCATCGGTATGCACATCACCGCAACCGACCGCATCGATCTATTGCATCGAACCGCCGAGTCCGGTGTTGAGCGATTTCAAGCCATTCGATTTGGTGACTTGGTGGTATGATCGCCTCTGTGATGTTAAGAGCACGTGA
- the LOC106622723 gene encoding MAPK regulated corepressor interacting protein 2 isoform X2: protein MLTVSKGPSKIVAKTRRGVPQNYEKLFEIKESGRRSSDLNSPEKKSAPRPVFKKSASNGRHIEEVSLTPQHEEIVQYINDSWNVIVAHNPYDTAFESNGHVEQPADSNNNSAGSSIASTSTSSAASSVCTSPQPTASIYCIEPPSPVLSDFKPFDLVTWWYDRLCDVKST from the exons ATGTTGACCGTATCCAAAGGGCCCAGCAAGATTGTGGCTAAAACACGCAGAG GTGTTCCGcaaaattatgagaaattatttgaaatcaaaGAGAGCGGTCGCCGATCCTCTGATCTTAATAGTCCGGAGAAGAAAAG tgcACCACGTCCTGTCTTCAAAAAATCTGCATCGAACGGCCGACACATAGAAGAGGTCTCATTAACACCACAGCATGAGGAGATTGTACAATACATCAATGACT CGTGGAACGTCATTGTGGCGCATAATCCCTACGACACCGCGTTCGAAAGCAATGGCCATGTGGAACAACCTGCGGACTCCAACAACAACTCtg CTGGTTCATCGATCGCATCCACCTCAACATCATCGGCCGCCTCATCGGTATGCACATCACCGCAACCGACCGCATCGATCTATTGCATCGAACCGCCGAGTCCGGTGTTGAGCGATTTCAAGCCATTCGATTTGGTGACTTGGTGGTATGATCGCCTCTGTGATGTTAAGAGCACGTGA
- the gdl gene encoding gonadal protein gdl, which produces METELPSTSASALAACSSSASSSAEILDFAELSPELLQRKLYFLVDQLKQMHAQLPENYQIRISYELLTELANSLLNDTIFEIVKGLMEIQNVTEKHLLTLRKQVETDFELEMQEWHSKITDPEELSHIEQLMQVKHSKKMRETDMKLIALLDQKVRDQQSTLHKAGVAGFYVTDNPKEIKIQMFLLDFIIRLSRVKFEPNK; this is translated from the exons atggaGACGGAGCTACCCTCAACGAGCGCAAGTGCTTTGGCGGCTTGTAGTTCTAGTGCCAGCAGCAGCGCTGAAATCCTAGACTTCGCCGAACTTTCGCCGGAGTTGCTGCAGCGCAAATTATACTTTCTAGTGGATCAGCTAAAGCAAATGCATGCACAGCTGCCAGA AAATTACCAAATACGAATATCATATGAGCTGCTTACAGAGCTAGCCAACTCGCTGCTAAACGATACAATCTTTGAAATTGTCAAAGGTCTGATGGAAATACAAAATGTCACAGAGAAGCATTTGTTAACACTACGCAAACAAGTGGAAACTGATTTTGAGCTAGAAATGCAAGAGTGGCATAGTAAAATTACCGATCCAGAGGAATTAAGTCACATTGAACAACTTATGCAAGTGAAGCATAGCAAAAAAATGCGTGAGACCGATATGAAATTGATTGCATTGCTAGACCAGAAG GTGCGAGATCAGCAGAGCACGCTACATAAAGCTGGCGTCGCTGGCTTTTATGTCACTGATAATCCAAAGGAAATCAAAATACAAATGTTTCTGTTGGATTTCATTATTCGATTGAGCAGGGTCAAATTTGAGCCAAACAAATAA